The Prionailurus viverrinus isolate Anna chromosome B4, UM_Priviv_1.0, whole genome shotgun sequence genome has a window encoding:
- the RASD2 gene encoding GTP-binding protein Rhes — protein MMKTLSSGNCTLSVPAKNSYRMVVLGASRVGKSSIVSRFLNGRFDDQYTPTIEDFHRKVYNIRGDMYQLDILDTSGNHPFPAMRRLSILTGDVFILVFSLDNRESFDEVKRLQKQILEVKSCLKNKTKEAGELPMVICGNKNDHGELCRQVPATEAELLVSGDENCAYFEVSAKKNTNVDEMFYVLFSMAKLPHEMSPALHRKISVQYGDAFHPRPFCMRRVKDVDAYGMVSPFARRPSVNSDLKYIKAKVLREGQARERDKCTIQ, from the exons ATGATGAAGACCCTGTCCAGCGGGAACTGCACGCTCAGCGTGCCCGCCAAGAACTCGTACCGCATGGTGGTGCTGGGCGCCTCGCGGGTGGGCAAAAGCTCCATCGTCTCCCGCTTCCTCAACGGCCGCTTCGACGACCAGTACACGCCCACCATCGAGGACTTCCACCGGAAGGTCTACAACATCCGGGGCGACATGTACCAGCTGGACATCCTGGACACGTCCGGCAACCACCCCTTCCCTGCCATGCGCAGGCTGTCGATCCTCACAG GGGATGTCTTCATCTTGGTGTTCAGCCTGGACAACCGGGAGTCCTTCGACGAGGTCAAGCGCCTCCAGAAGCAGATCCTGGAGGTCAAGTCCTGCCTGAAGAACAAGACCAAGGAGGCGGGGGAGCTGCCCATGGTCATCTGCGGCAACAAGAACGACCATGGCGAGCTGTGCCGCCAGGTGCCCGCCACCGAGGCCGAGCTGCTGGTGTCGGGGGACGAGAACTGCGCCTACTTCGAGGTGTCGGCCAAGAAGAACACCAACGTGGACGAGATGTTCTACGTGCTCTTCAGCATGGCCAAGCTGCCCCACGAGATGAGCCCCGCCCTGCACCGCAAGATCTCCGTGCAGTACGGCGACGCCTTCCACCCCCGGCCCTTCTGCATGCGCCGCGTCAAGGACGTGGACGCCTACGGCATGGTCTCGCCCTTTGCCCGCCGCCCCAGCGTCAACAGTGACCTCAAGTACATCAAGGCCAAGGTCCTTCGGGAGGGCCAGGCCCGTGAGAGGGACAAATGCACCATCCAGTGA